The genomic stretch GACGAGAGCGACGGCGGCAAGTTCGACTTCAAGCGCGACACCTCCTTCGTCCTGGGTGACGGCACCCGCATCAACTGCTCCTGCAAGCCCTGGGGCAACGGCATGACGGTGACGGGCCAGCTGGACGTCGTCTACGGCGACAGCCACGTGCGCGTGACGGACATCGACAAGGGCAAGGGCAAGGTCGGCCAGGTCACCAACAAGGGCATGGACGAGGTCGTCCGCTTCCACTCGAACCAGTCCGCGGACGTCTTCCACATGGGGCAGAACGCTGCCGACTGGACGTTCCATGGCAAGGAGATTGTCGGCCACGAGAACGGCGGCGACGTGCACAAGGTGGGCGAGGCCGTCATCACCGAGCCGCGCACCATGGCCTTCAACTACTCGGCGGCGGCGGACGCCCCCGCGGCGGGTGAGGTGGCCCAGAACTGGGACATGAACACCAACCTGCCCCAGGCGAAGCCGCTGCCCTGGGACATGAGCAGTGCCAAGCCCGAGCTGAACAAGCTGAACGAGACGTTCGACTCCATCAGCAAGGTGTTCGACCAGCTCAAGAACACCAACGCGAACGGCTTCAACCCGTTCCGCAAGGCGGACGACCTCTTCGGCGCCTACGACAAGAACCAGCACAAGTCCGGGCTGACCCAGTCCTTCAAGGCGCTGGGTGACATGTTCGGGACGCTGGAGAAGCTGTCCAAGCTGAATGATATGGTCCGCTTCCGCGGTCCCCAGTCGTTCTAGCCGCTGGACGTACTACATCGGGCCAGGTGGGGGACTGCCTGGCCCTTCTCGAGGCCGTCGTGAGTGACTCCGCCCCCAGGGGTGAAAAAGAGAAGGTCGTCGTCCCGGAAGCACTCGCCGAGGCGGTGATCCGCGGCGAAATCACCCTGGGGCAGTTCCTCAACCTCTCCAATACGCAGCTCTACGCCTGGGCGGACAAGGCCTATCAGCTCCTCCAGGCGGGCAGCTCGCAGCAGGCCCTGCAGATCTTCCAGGGCCTCGTGGCCGCCTCGCCCACCGACGCCGTCTTCCACGCGCAGCTCGGGGCGACCCTCATGACGCTGGAGCGCTTCGACGAGGCGTTCGACGCCTTCCGGCTGGCGCTCCAGTTCAATGACGGCCACGTGGACGCGCTGGTCGGCCGGGGTGAAATCCAGCTGCGCCGGGGCAATGTCCCCGAGGCGCTCGCGGACCTCAGCAAGGCCATCCAGCTGGACCCGGGCCTCAAGCGCCGTGCCACGCAGCGCGCCCACGCGACGCTGCGCACCCTCAAGCAGCAGGCCGACCAGGTGAAGAAGTCCCGGTAGGCCCCCGGGGGCATGCCCCCTCCCGTCGCAACACACACGGCCCGGGCCGCGCGAGTCGTCGCGCAGTCCGGGCTTCGTCGTTTCCGGGCGGGGAGGGGAGTGGGTGGTGCTGGGGCCCGTTCAAGCCCGCAAAAGCAAGGAGCCGGCATCCCGAGAGGGAAGCCGGCTCCGAGATTCGCGTTACAGCGGCAGGATTAGATCTTGCCGATGACGGACATCGCGATCTCGTTGAGCTTCTTCATCAGGTTGGCCACGAAGGCGGTGGCCTCCTGCTGCTTCTGGAGCATCAGCTGCGCCTCGGCGCGCTCACGGTCCGGACCGGTCAGGCCGGAGAGGGACTTCTGCTCGAGGGCGGAGAGACCCTGGCTGGCTCCGAGGGCCTTCGTGGCGGCGGCGGCGGCGGTGGTGGCGGTGGTCATGGCGTTCTCCAGAAAGTTTGGGAAGCGGGTGGTTTGCGGCGGCGCTGCTTACAAAAGGATTATGGGGGAAAGGGGTCCGGAAGTTTCCTCCCCATTTTCTGATCCATTTTTTCGCGCCGGCGGCGGGAATATCGCTTCCGAAGCGGCGCACCGTTTTGGTGGAAAAGCCGATAACAGTCTAAGCTCCCGGCGCCCGGAACCGCTTGCCCTACCGGCTCCGGGGCCGTCCTCCCGCCCTCGTGAGGGATGTGTGCAGATGACGACTGAATCCAAGGCAACGGTGACCAACGACGACGTGAAGCCCCTGTCTGGCCCGGAGATGCTCGAACGGGCCACGGAAGGCTTCAACCTCTTCCAGGACGGCCGCTTCCGTGAGTCGCTGACCTTGTTCCAGTCCCTGGCGTCCATGGACCCCACCGAGGCCTACTTCCAGACGGCGCTGGGCGCCTGCCACCTGGCGCTGGAAGACCTGGACCTGGCTGAGTCCTACTTCAACCGCGCCATTGAACTGGACCCCACGGACCTCACGCCCTTCGTCAACCGCGGGGAAGTCCACCTGCGGCTCGGCAAGGTCCACGAGGCGGCCCGGGACTTCAATCACGCGGTGGGTCTGGACCCCGAAGGACAGGATCCGCTCAGCGCCCGCGCTCGGATGCTGGCCGCCGCGGCGCTGGAGAGCGCCGAGGAGTCGCCGTCCTCCGACGGCGCGGCGTAGGCGCGGGCGGGGCCGCTCGATGGCCCCGGCCCGCCTTCCCTGGCCCTTGGGCTCAGGGGAACTTCAGCTCCACGTCCAGGCGGTACAACCCCTCCATGACGGGCTGGAAGTCGGCCGTCACGGATTCAGCGTAGGTGCCCTGGTCCTGCACGCGGACCTGCAGCGGCCGGACGGCCTGTCCTGGCGGCGCATAACGGCCCGTCACCGTGTAGCGTCCCAACGGGAGGTCCGGGAAGCCGAAGCCGTCCGGCGTGTTGGTGCCCCGGGCCGTCACCGGCGTCCCGGTGCTGCCGTCCACCAGCGAGCCCACCGGGGTGAGCGTCAGCTCCACGTGCTCGCGCTGCAGGGCTTGATCCGGGTCGGCCGGATCCACGTAGTCCGTCAGGTTGAAGTAGACGCCGCTGCCGTAGGCGCCGCCCTCGGGCTTCGCGCCGGTCAGCTTCCAGCTGAAGTCTCGGACGGCGCCCTCGTTGCCCGCGAAGGGGGTGGCGCTGCTGGGGTGCAGCTCGAAGGTGTAGTTGCGGCCGTTGAAGTCGCGCTTGAGCCGCGCGCTGGCGTTCCAGGTGGTCGCCGCCTGGCCCAGCTCCAGTCGGTACGTGCCGTCCGCGCCCGTCACTCCCACCACATTGGAGTTGTAGAGGACCTGGTTGTCGGCCACCACCTCCACCCCGGCCAGGGGCTTGCCCGCGGTGTCCGTGGCCTTGCCCTTGACGACGTTCTTCTCCCTGTCGACAGAGGGGCCAGGGCCGCCGGTGCCGCCGTCCGAGCAGGCCGAACAGGCCAGGGACGCACCCAGCAACATCAGCGGAAGACCCCTGCCCAAGGCATTCTTCAATCGCATCGTGTTCTCCCAGGTTTCGTGTGGCCTGCCCCGGCCCTCCAGGACGGCAGGGCACGACAGGGGGGATGAACCCGCGTGACGGGGCGCGGTGCAAGAACGAATGTCCACTTCGGTTGACTGCCCGGCTGCTTCCGCACGAGGGAGAACGGCGGGTTTCGCCGTGGGGGAGGGGGCCCATCGCGACGCCCCCCCTGACAGAAGGTACCCGGGTTGTCCTAGGATGCCTGACCGCTGATGGCTGCCACCAATCCGAACAGCTTCCTCTCCAAGTACTCCGACATCGTCCTCGCCGTGGTGGTCGTGGCCATCGTCGGGATGATGATCGTCCCGCTGCCCACGCTGCTGCTGGACGTGCTGCTGACGCTGAACATCAGCATCTCGGTGGTGCTGCTCCTCGTGTCCCTCTACGTGCCAGCGGCGCTGCACCTGTCGGTGTTCCCGACGCTGCTGCTCATCACCACGATGTTCCGGCTGTCGCTCACCATCTCCACCACGCGTCTCATCCTCCTCACCGGTGACCCGGGAGAGGTGGTGGTGGCGTTCGGAAACTTCGTGGTGCAGGGCAACTTCGTCGTCGGCGCCATCCTCTTCATCATCTTGGTCATCGTGAACTTCATCGTGATTTCCAAGGGCTCGGAGCGCGTCGCCGAAGTGGCCGCGCGCTTCACCCTGGACGCGATGCCTGGAAAGCAGATGTCCATCGACGCCGACCTGCGGGCGGGCTCCATCGACCAGGACCAGGGCAAGAAGAAGCGCCGCGACCTGGAGCGTGAGAGCCAGCTCTTCGGCGCCATGGACGGCGCCATGAAGTTCGTGAAGGGCGACGCCATCGCGAGCATCATCATCACCGTCGTCAACATCGTCGGTGGCCTCATCATCGGCGTGACGCAGAAGGGCATGTCGGCGGGCGACGCGGCGCAGAAGTACACGCTGCTCACCATCGGTGACGGTCTGGTCGGCATGATTCCCGCCATCCTCGTCTCCACCTGCGCCGGTATCATCGTGACGCGCGTGGCGGGTGAGGAAGAGGGCAATCACCTGGGCATGGACGTGGGCTCCCAGTTGACGGCCTACCCGAAGGCGATCGCCATCGCCGCCGGCATGCTCATCGTCCTGGGCCTGGTGCCCGGTCTGCCCAAGATTCCCTTCTTCCTGCTGGGCATCGGCGCGGGCCTGGGCGCCTGGACGATGCTGAAGAAGCAGAAGCAGGCCGTGGAGGCGGAGGATGCCGGTCCGGCCATGGAGACGGACCTGGGCACGCCGATGGCCTCCGAGCCCGCGCCCAAGGAGGCCCTCAATCCGGACTCCGAGCTGTTCATCCCCGTCGTCACGCCCATCGTCCTGGAGGTCTCCGACGCGCTGGTTCCCTTCGTGGACTCGCGCCAGGACAACGGGAAGTTCCTCTTCGAGCTCATCCCGTTCATGCGTGATGGTCTCTTCGTGGAACTGGGTGTCCGCTTCCCGGGCGTGCGTGCGCGTGGCAATGGCTCGTTGCCGCCGGGCGCGTACCAGATTCAAATCAACGAGGTGCCCGTCGTCACCGGCCAGGCCACGCTGGGCCACGTCCTGGTGAACGACACGGTGGACCGGCTGCGGCTGATGAACATCCAGGGCTTCGAGGCGGTGAACCCCGCCACCCGGCAGCCCGCCGCCTGGGTCCCCGAGCAGTACCGCGACACGCTGGAGGCCGCCGGCCTCACGACGTGGGACGTGCCCGGCTACATCATCCTGCACACCGCCGCCGTGCTGCGGCGCAACGCCCGCGAGTTCGTCGGCGTGCAGGAGACGCAGACGATGCTGGAGCAGTTGGAGAAGGCCTTCCCCGCCATCGTGAAGGAGGTCGTCCCCAAGGTCGTCAACGTGCTGAAGCTGACGGACATCCTCCAGCGCCTGGTGGAGGAGGAAATCTCCATCCGTGACCTGCGCGGCATCCTCCAGGCCCTGGCAGAGTACGGGCAGGTGGAGGCGGACAACGTCATGCTCACCGAGCATGTCCGCGCGGCCCAGCGCCGCTACATCTCCCACAAGTACGCGCGTGGCACCGGCACCCTGGTGGTGTACCTGCTGGACCCGAACATCGAGGACGCCATCCGTGGCTCGGTGAAGCGGACCTCCGCGGGCGCGCACCTGGCGCTGGAGCCGGAGCTGGCGCAGGAAATCGTCCAGGCCGTGCGTTCGGAGTGTGGCCACCTGCCGCCCAGCGCGCAGCGGCCCGTCATCCTCACGGCCATGGACATCCGCCGCTACGTCCGCAAGCTGCTGGAGTACGAGTTCAACCCGTCGTTCTCCGTGCTCAGCTACCAGGAGCTGTCGCCCGAGCTGAACATCCAGCCGGTGGCGCGCATCTCCACGCGCTAGCCGCGGGTTGAGTTCCGCCCGCGCGTGACATGGACGCGCGGGCGGAAGGCCGCCCTCTCACGAGGGCAGGTGCGGTTCCCCCGCGCAGGGCGGGCCTCTCCTCTTGAGGGGGGCTGCCGCACGGAGTCTCCCCAGAGCAGGACCTGCCGTGTTGTGACAGGGGGCGCATGGGCCGTGTCGGGAGTCAGGCGCCTCGGGCGAACAGGCCCTCCCGCGTCGCTGGCGCCATGCTCCTGGGGCACATGGGCTTCGCCCAGACGCTAGGCGCCCGCGAGCACGGCAATCATCAGCACGAGGAAGACCAGGCCCACCACGCCCATCACCACGAGGGGCACGAGCTTGCCCTTGTCCTTGAGCGCCTCCATCGCGCCCGGCTGGGCGGACTCTTCCGGCATGGGGTACTCCGCCGACACCGGCGGGGGCGGCTCTTCGGAGACCTGCTCCTCGGGCGGAGGCGCGGGGTCCTCGGCGGGCGGCTCTTCCGGCGCGGGCGCGGGCTCCTCGGGCGGAGGCGCGGGCTCCTCCTCCGGCGGGGGCTCCACGGGCTTGGGCTCCGGGCGCGGACGACGGGGCGAGGGCGGAGGCGGAGCCTTGACCTCGGCGGCCAGCTGAACGGGCTCCTCGGCCGGCTCGGTGGGGTCCACGTACAGGAAGCGGGTGGCGCCCACCTCCAGCTCGTCCCCGTCCTTGAGCTGCCGGCGGTTGACCCGCTTCTTGTTCACCTTGATGCCGTTGCGGCTGCCCAAGTCCTCCACATGCGTACCGGACCAGTCGCGGCGCACCTTGGCGTGCTTCCGGGAGACCAGGTCATCCTTGAGGATGATGTCCGCGTCCTTCTCGTCGCGGCCCAGGATGACTTCCTTCGCGTCCCCCAGCTCGATGCGCTCGCCTTCGCGGGGGCCGTTCATGAAGCGCAGGTAGCGCTCCTCGCCGCCGCCGGCCAGGCCGCGCATGGCGTCCTTCACCATGCCCCGGGCGATGAAGGACGTCTTTTCCCCTCCAGCTTCGGGGTTCAGGTCCATCACCCGCTCGAAGCGGACGTCGAACGTGGCGATGGCGATGACGTCGCCGTTGCGCAGCAGCCGCTTCTCGCCCTTGGGCACGGGCTTGCCGTTGATCTGCGTGCCGTAGGAGCTGCCCAGGTCCTCCACGAAGAAGAGCGTCCCCTCCTGGCAGATGCGCGCATGGTTGCGCGACACCGCCTGCTGGGCGAGCACGACCTGGCAAGCCTTGTCGCGGCCCAGGGTGATGACCGCGTCGTCGAGGACGAACTCGGTGCTCTGGGCAGCGCCGGCCTCGCTGCGCTGCGTGACGGTGAGACGAACGCTCATCGAGGAGGAGGGGAGTCGGGAAGGCGGGACATCAGAACGTCGCGTCGCTCAGGAATCTCTCACACGTCTGGTACTCCGTGGGGAATTCCTCAGACGTCCCGTACTTCAGGAAGTTCTTGCAGGCGATCTGCGCGTGCTCGCGCTTGTGGGCTTCGAAGAAGAGTTCGTAGAGGCCGTAGTGGCAGGCGGCGTACTTCGCATCCAGCTTGACGCACTTGCGGTAGGTGGCCTCTTCCTCCGCCAGCAGGCCCTTCTCGCGGTACTGACGCGCGAGGATGTAGAGCGCGGGCGCGGAGTTCTCCGCCTGCTGCGTGTCCTTGATCTCCTTGAAGGCCGCGTCGGTGAGGGCCGTCTTGCGCTGAGCCAGGGACAGGTTGTTGATGCAGCTGCTGTTGCTGGGGTCCAGCTGGGCGCAGTTGGCGAAGGACTCACGCGCTTCCTGGAAGCGGCCCAGCTCCATCAGCGCGGTGCCCAGGTCGTGCCACATCACGGGCGAATCCTGGACCAGTTGCGTGGCCCGGGAGAGGTGCTCGCCAGCCGTGTCGTATTCACCTTCTGAGTAGGCGATGACACCTAAGGTGTGGTGCGCGTCGGCGATACCGGGGTTGACGGCCAGGAGCGTGCGCAGCTCCTTCTTGGACTCGTCCATCTTCCCCATCTTCATCAGAGAGAGGGCCAGATTGTAGCGCGACTCGAGGTTGTCCGGGTTGACCTTCAGGGCCCGGCGGAAGTTGTCGTGCGCCTTCCCGTACGCACCTTCCTGCATGTAGATGGCGCCGAGGTTCTGGTACGCCTGGAGGTGCTCCTGGTTGTAGCGCAGGGCCTTGATGAAGTGCTTCTTCGCGTCCTCGTAGCGGCCCGAGTACATGGCGATGAGGCCCTTGTTGGACCAGAGGTCCGCGTACTGGGGGGAGAACTCCAGGCCCAGGTCGCAGAACGTATCCGCGCGGGTCAGGTCGCCCTTGGCCATCTCCTGCGTGCACAGCTCATTGTTGATGAGCGCCCGCTCATGCGGCGGCGGGGTCCGGACGCAGGCGACGAAGGGCAGGGCGGAGACCAGGGACAGCGCAGCAACAAGTCGGCGGACACGCATGGCGGAGCGAGTGTAGGAGAGCGCCCGCGCCCAGGCAACGCCCGGAGTGGCTTGAATCCAGGCTGTTTTCCGGGGGTTACGCCGGTAGAGTGGCGGCCCATGCGTACCCTGCTCTGCACCCTCGGCTTTACCCTGGCACTGCTGTCGGCCAGCCCCGCGCATGCCCAGTTCGCCAATCGCAGCCTGGGCCTGTCACTGGGCTACATGGACTTCAACCGGACGAACGGCCTGGATGACGCGTTCTTCGTGGGCGTCGACGCCAGCCTCTACATCGAGAACGGCTTCGAGGTGGTCTCCCTGTCGAAGATCGCGTTCCCGCGCGACACCACGGACCGCAACGAGAAGCGCGTGGTGGGCCTGGCGCCGTCCATCGGCATCCGGTACCTGCTGATGGAGGAGTCCATCCGCCCCTATGTGGGCTCGGACCTGAGCTACCTCGTCGTCTTCAAGAACAGCGTCAGCAACTTCGTGGGCATTGGCCCCAACGTCGGCATCGACTTCTTCGTGTCGGACTCGGTGAGCGTGGGCGCGCGCGCGCAGTACAACTTCTACATCGCGCTCAACGAGAAGACGCAGCGCACGCTCACGCTGTCTGCCGGCGCTGCGGCGTACTTCTAGGCTGTCCCTTCGGCGGTAGCAGGGCCGCGGCCACCAGCAGCGCCCACTTCTCGTCGGAGAGGTGGGCCGGCTTCTCCATGGCCAGCGCGTCCTGCAGCCGTGCTCCCAGCGCCGCGAATAGCCGGAGCCGCGCCTCCATGCGCAGATCCTCGCGGCGCAGGGCCGCTGTCAGCACCACTTCCCGCTCCTCGCTGGACAGGCGCTTCACGCGCGACACGAAGAGCGGATCCGCCAGCAGCCCTTCCTCGCCGGGGG from Myxococcus xanthus encodes the following:
- a CDS encoding DUF1521 domain-containing protein, which gives rise to MSNGIGGVGGNRQLTTTQGVGNVNTSTIARNAQLIESTLNLVEKAVDLAGKAVSVAGKAVDQMSQAAASTKQAGATGTNAAFPAERPNPLDAVREANSLKVEEGTGKITTPGGYTIEQLGQFEWRVTGPDGNNTRVWGDPHVDESDGGKFDFKRDTSFVLGDGTRINCSCKPWGNGMTVTGQLDVVYGDSHVRVTDIDKGKGKVGQVTNKGMDEVVRFHSNQSADVFHMGQNAADWTFHGKEIVGHENGGDVHKVGEAVITEPRTMAFNYSAAADAPAAGEVAQNWDMNTNLPQAKPLPWDMSSAKPELNKLNETFDSISKVFDQLKNTNANGFNPFRKADDLFGAYDKNQHKSGLTQSFKALGDMFGTLEKLSKLNDMVRFRGPQSF
- a CDS encoding tetratricopeptide repeat protein, which encodes MSDSAPRGEKEKVVVPEALAEAVIRGEITLGQFLNLSNTQLYAWADKAYQLLQAGSSQQALQIFQGLVAASPTDAVFHAQLGATLMTLERFDEAFDAFRLALQFNDGHVDALVGRGEIQLRRGNVPEALADLSKAIQLDPGLKRRATQRAHATLRTLKQQADQVKKSR
- a CDS encoding tetratricopeptide repeat protein, with the translated sequence MTTESKATVTNDDVKPLSGPEMLERATEGFNLFQDGRFRESLTLFQSLASMDPTEAYFQTALGACHLALEDLDLAESYFNRAIELDPTDLTPFVNRGEVHLRLGKVHEAARDFNHAVGLDPEGQDPLSARARMLAAAALESAEESPSSDGAA
- a CDS encoding carboxypeptidase-like regulatory domain-containing protein, whose product is MRLKNALGRGLPLMLLGASLACSACSDGGTGGPGPSVDREKNVVKGKATDTAGKPLAGVEVVADNQVLYNSNVVGVTGADGTYRLELGQAATTWNASARLKRDFNGRNYTFELHPSSATPFAGNEGAVRDFSWKLTGAKPEGGAYGSGVYFNLTDYVDPADPDQALQREHVELTLTPVGSLVDGSTGTPVTARGTNTPDGFGFPDLPLGRYTVTGRYAPPGQAVRPLQVRVQDQGTYAESVTADFQPVMEGLYRLDVELKFP
- the sctV gene encoding type III secretion system export apparatus subunit SctV, which codes for MAATNPNSFLSKYSDIVLAVVVVAIVGMMIVPLPTLLLDVLLTLNISISVVLLLVSLYVPAALHLSVFPTLLLITTMFRLSLTISTTRLILLTGDPGEVVVAFGNFVVQGNFVVGAILFIILVIVNFIVISKGSERVAEVAARFTLDAMPGKQMSIDADLRAGSIDQDQGKKKRRDLERESQLFGAMDGAMKFVKGDAIASIIITVVNIVGGLIIGVTQKGMSAGDAAQKYTLLTIGDGLVGMIPAILVSTCAGIIVTRVAGEEEGNHLGMDVGSQLTAYPKAIAIAAGMLIVLGLVPGLPKIPFFLLGIGAGLGAWTMLKKQKQAVEAEDAGPAMETDLGTPMASEPAPKEALNPDSELFIPVVTPIVLEVSDALVPFVDSRQDNGKFLFELIPFMRDGLFVELGVRFPGVRARGNGSLPPGAYQIQINEVPVVTGQATLGHVLVNDTVDRLRLMNIQGFEAVNPATRQPAAWVPEQYRDTLEAAGLTTWDVPGYIILHTAAVLRRNAREFVGVQETQTMLEQLEKAFPAIVKEVVPKVVNVLKLTDILQRLVEEEISIRDLRGILQALAEYGQVEADNVMLTEHVRAAQRRYISHKYARGTGTLVVYLLDPNIEDAIRGSVKRTSAGAHLALEPELAQEIVQAVRSECGHLPPSAQRPVILTAMDIRRYVRKLLEYEFNPSFSVLSYQELSPELNIQPVARISTR
- a CDS encoding FHA domain-containing protein: MSVRLTVTQRSEAGAAQSTEFVLDDAVITLGRDKACQVVLAQQAVSRNHARICQEGTLFFVEDLGSSYGTQINGKPVPKGEKRLLRNGDVIAIATFDVRFERVMDLNPEAGGEKTSFIARGMVKDAMRGLAGGGEERYLRFMNGPREGERIELGDAKEVILGRDEKDADIILKDDLVSRKHAKVRRDWSGTHVEDLGSRNGIKVNKKRVNRRQLKDGDELEVGATRFLYVDPTEPAEEPVQLAAEVKAPPPPSPRRPRPEPKPVEPPPEEEPAPPPEEPAPAPEEPPAEDPAPPPEEQVSEEPPPPVSAEYPMPEESAQPGAMEALKDKGKLVPLVVMGVVGLVFLVLMIAVLAGA
- a CDS encoding tetratricopeptide repeat protein; translated protein: MAKGDLTRADTFCDLGLEFSPQYADLWSNKGLIAMYSGRYEDAKKHFIKALRYNQEHLQAYQNLGAIYMQEGAYGKAHDNFRRALKVNPDNLESRYNLALSLMKMGKMDESKKELRTLLAVNPGIADAHHTLGVIAYSEGEYDTAGEHLSRATQLVQDSPVMWHDLGTALMELGRFQEARESFANCAQLDPSNSSCINNLSLAQRKTALTDAAFKEIKDTQQAENSAPALYILARQYREKGLLAEEEATYRKCVKLDAKYAACHYGLYELFFEAHKREHAQIACKNFLKYGTSEEFPTEYQTCERFLSDATF
- a CDS encoding outer membrane beta-barrel protein, coding for MRTLLCTLGFTLALLSASPAHAQFANRSLGLSLGYMDFNRTNGLDDAFFVGVDASLYIENGFEVVSLSKIAFPRDTTDRNEKRVVGLAPSIGIRYLLMEESIRPYVGSDLSYLVVFKNSVSNFVGIGPNVGIDFFVSDSVSVGARAQYNFYIALNEKTQRTLTLSAGAAAYF